A DNA window from Danio aesculapii chromosome 14, fDanAes4.1, whole genome shotgun sequence contains the following coding sequences:
- the LOC130240753 gene encoding uncharacterized protein LOC130240753, which yields MGIKCIINLLGLINLYSLFTGTSGQKTILVFSSDGENVNLFADDSPTDCASTSWTYSRELNSDSVELFENGMKKSGTERDERLSLGADCSLNIYHATTEDRGVYSFWQYVTKAENLVASVYLHFLQVSPPSTTEAEIRPGSSMTLSCQLYVYDGYPCDHLLTPEGLQLIWVNESGVNLQTDSRFQISSSSSSKHCNISLTTTLLNEDDSTEWRCQISEGSEVKTSVSYTVSFLSKKTKILMYNLFSPTIITSLH from the exons ATGGGTATTAAGTGTATAATAAATCTGCTGGGACTGATAAATCTATACTCACTTTTCACAG GTACCAGTGGACAGAAAACAATCCTTGTGTTCAGCAGTGATGGTGAAAATGTCAATCTGTTTGCTGATGATTCTCCTACTGACTGCGCATCAACTTCATGGACATATAGCAGAGAACTAAATTCAGACTCAGTTGAACTATTTGAAAATGGGATGAAGAAAAGTGGCACCGAGAGAGATGAGAGACTGAGTCTGGGCGCTGACTGCTCTCTGAACATCTATCATGCCACAACTGAAGATCGTGGTGTTTACAGCTTCTGGCAATATGTAACTAAAGCAGAAAATCTAGTTGCCAGTGTTTATCTGCATTTTCTTCAAG ttTCTCCACCATCAACCACAGAAGCTGAGATTAGACCAGGCAGCTCAATGACTCTCTCTTGTCAGCTGTATGTGTATGATGGATATCcttgtgatcatttactcactccaGAGGGACTTCAGCTCATCTGGGTGAATGAATCTGGTGTGAATCTGCAAACCGACTCCAGATTTCAGATctcatcctcatcctcatcaAAACACTGTAACATCAGTCTGACTACAACACTCCTGAATGAAGATGACAGCACGGAATGGAGATGCCAGATTAGTGAAGGATCTGAAGTAAAGACCTCGGTCAGTTATACTGTCTCATTCCTGAGTAAGAAAACTAAAATACTCATGTATAACTTATTTAGCCCAACAATAATTACAAGTCTGCACtaa